The DNA region CAAAATATTGCATCCACCACTATAATCTTTAAGTAGTAGTTCCGTCAATCCTTTTCGTAGGTTTGATTGTGGTCATTATGCTGGACCAGGATGACTTTTTACCGCGGACCGCTACACCGTTGGAAGACATTTTCAAGTCACTTTTCTGGTATAGATGGCTCTGATCACTCTTTTCAACCGTTGTTTGTTCACAGCCGAAGGCAAACTAATATGTTGAGAATTAATTAGGTgataaatcaaaattttggaCTTTAATTTATCTGGATTAaagttggatttgatttttgaaACAGTTTGCCGTGCATATTGTCCCTACGATGCATGAGGGACACATGTATACCTGAGGAAAAAATGCTCAAAGATCCAAGGAGGCTCTATGCACCTGGCCGCCTCTATCACATTGTTGAGAGAAAGCCTTTTAGGTATTGTCTGGCATAGACTTATTTGATCCATACCATAAATTACCAAGAACAAGTTTTCACTTCTGTTCTTGCTTTTGTCAATGTGCGGTCGTCGTGCAATATGTAAAATTCTTTTGTAATCCTACAGGAAATATTTTAGACGTATATCCAGCCTTACTAACCACTGTATCTTTCTAATATGGATGTTATACAGTGGTACCTGGTATCAGCGGGATTTGCCACATCCACGTTGAACCAAAGATACAGCAGTTTCATAGATATTTTGCTGAGCAGGGAGTAACTTTTGATGTTATGTTGTTAAAAGATCTCCCATCTATATAATTTTGTTTGCAGGTGTGGAAGATTTCCGCCCGTTGTCAAGACAGCAGTTCCGGTGGATGGGAGATTTGAGCACATCGTTCTTTCTTGTAATGCCACTTCTGACCACGCCATCATTTGGATAGAGAGAGAAGCCCAGAGGGCTCTAGATGTAAGTTTTTAGCTCAAGTCTCAAGCAGATCATAAAGCTTAAAAAATCGTTGCCCGGTGTCTGAACCTCTGCTCTTGTTTCCCCTCCCTTCAGTTATTATTGGAGAAAGATCAGATCATGGAGATTCCGTCGAAGCAAAAAATGGAGCGGCAGGAGACGGTGGCCAAAGAGCACTCGGAAGAGCACAAGGCTGCATTACAGAGGGCTGTCACATTGGCCGTGCCTCATGCATATTCACCGTCTCCGTATGGAACTTTTGACGAGAAGGACGAGGAAGATCACCCGAATGGATCAAGCGGGGAGTCTTCGGTTGGTTCGACGAAGAAAAGCAAGTCATTCACGGCGCGGTTTTTCGTGAGAAAAGAATGAACAGAAGGGAGtgattgttgttgttattaACTTATTACTGTTGTTTGATAAGTAGTGATCGATCATTACAGTAATTGTTTCGGTTACAAACATAGAGAAAAGAATAAATTTGCGACAAACTATAAATTCATTGAttcataggaaaactaatgaaaatgacttgaaaactttgagttttaacgataaagacaaaatgaagggtaaagtgaatagtaccaggattgaccttttagtgtaaaaatatgatttttcgttaaaatgaacgttatcaggagtttttcgttaaagttcccttgatTCATTATGTGCTTTTTTTCTCAAcccaaaagttgtggttttCTACGATGCCTAATTACAtgaaaagtttaaattttgagatttaggtAGTACAAAAATTAAATCATATTCATCTAATAACAATTAACGTAGTCGTTGAGCGTGTTTAAACAAAATGCACTCATGCATATGAAGCACTATATTTACAACAAATAGCAAGCGAGAAACTAGTCACAAAAGGTGTCAGTCATTGTAACGGTATCTCAAACCAATCACGATGTGTAATTAATTTGAGATGCTGACATGATGACTTGTTATAGGAAAGGTGGAGTCTTGTTTGGTAAAATATTGTTTTTAAGTAGAAATTGACTGCTTCAAAGTGTTGTACAtttaacagaaaagaaaaaaagaaaggctTTAGTGCAGCTGAAGCAAGTAGTACCTCTCTCTCAGACTCTCAGGACAGGAGGTTCAGCTTCAATGGCTTCCCTTGCCTCGATCGTCCTTCTCCTGGCGGCGACGTCTTCCTTCTCCTGGCGGCGACGTCTTCCTTCGCCAGCTCTTCTGCCGAACGAAATGTAAGAACTTCATCTCAACTTTCATTTCACAAGCTCCATTTTGTTTCAGTAGCAGGAAGGAACTGAGGAGGAAGGAAACCAACCAAGAAACTGTAGTACATTTTGGCCACTCAGTTCGTTCCAACCGAATTGACCCGTCACGCGTTGTCCAACTATCCTGGCAACCAAGATCAGGTACATTGATGAATTTCTTATCGATGAACTGGCTGTTGTTGCTGTGGCCTTCGGTTCCTGAACTGGCTGACTTGATCTACCTTAGACATGTAGTGCTTTTCTTTGTCGTTCAGAGAGTAGCAAGGTCCGGTCTTGttaaatttcaggtagacgGACCATGgacccactccaacaacactgaTACTGTCCCTACTTGATCACCTACTCAATCCGTCAGGTATGGGTTTCAGATAGACGGGTCATAGGCCCACttcaacaacaccgatactgttcCCACTTGGTGTAGGTATAGGTGTAAGTTAGAGTGAGATAATTCTAGGGCTTTTTCTCAAGCCTTCGGCCACCGCCGATGTGGGACAGAGGAATTCTAACAGGCTGATTGTGGAAGGAGCAGCAACATACCGAGACCCGTTAAGGGGAACGcgattttgtttttctctccTCATCCGAATGCATCGCCGGACAAGGGCAGTCCACATACCAGATGTCCTGTACTTGAAAGGGCAATGTGGTGTGCCACAAAATTCCTTCATGCAAAAGCCATTGCCTGGGAGGAGATCCTTTAGAAGCTTAAGCTTTTTAAGCAAGTTCGAAAGTGCTTGTGGGAAAAGCTAGTGATTTTGGATAATAAAAAACGCTTTGAACAGACGTTTGGTGGATAAAGTTAAAACTGCTTATCATTTTGGAAGTAGGTGCTACTTCTAGTCTAGAAAGTAATTTGGGAAGCACTTGACGTGCTTGTAATATAAGTGCTTTCAGCGGAAGTGCTTTCTAGACCAAAGCTTCAAACGATCTAAAGATAATgaattattacaaaaaaaaacccagatggGTAAATGTTCAGATTAccagaaacactcaaaattcCAACAAAAATTACAGACAAAATTCGAACCTGATGATCTACTGTACGGATTCAGGAGATTGATTTGGTTTCTTCAAAGAacatgaagatttgaaggcctCGATCTGCGACTGGCACTTGACGTAGTCGCCTTTGTTCTCCTCCAAGCATTTCTTCAGGGCCTCGACGTCGCACGCCGACGTTATCTTCTTCCTCTCGCCGTACTGTGTTTCCACCGCCCTCGATTCCATCGTTTCCGACGACTTCGATCCGATCGGTTGAAATTGAAGAATTtgtgaaacaaaaatgaaattgcGTCCAAGAAAAGGAATGCGAACTCACTAAAACGCGGCGTTTgctgttttcattcttttttactCCTTATATTTTACACCCCCAAATTCTACGGATCATTCAAAATGGGCCTTGATGCTTCCTTTGGTTTTGGGCACAGCTCACCATTTTTCGgattgaagaaaattttcattgtgacgAGAACACGGATGATAcattacgtgtttttatgtaagtgatgagaattttttttttaagttattaaccttttaaaacATATATCCCACAATTTGCatagtgacacgtgatgtaccaccccGTGTGCCggttacattgaaaaatctctctttgAATTGCAACATGCACACTCTTGGTCGAATGTTGTAACAAATCAAGACGGGACGAATGGGAGCACATGGTGGCCGGGACAGTTTGAGACGAGCCTAGAGAAATTGGAATAAGACTTAGCTGCTGACATTTTCAGCAGGAGGTCCTGCTTACATCCAATCCCGGGTGGACATGTGtccaaattttgattttttttaatcaaaacttGGACACATGTCCACCCGAGATTGGATGTAAGTAAGACCTCCTGCTGAAATTTCAGCAACGAAGTAGCATCCAAGAAATTGTGTATCAGATTTCTAAGATCTTATTGTTGATAACATTACTAAAAGACGAGATAGAGACAAAAGTTGAAATGGGTCAACCTGTAAAGATCGAtgatgttttatatatatatatttagtttcggttcggttcaggaTTTCCGAACTATTGAATAGGTAATACTGAATCCTGTATCAAATGGTTTCGGATCGGTTCGGTATGACGTCTTGGAAATTTGGGGAATTTTGATCTGGGATTTTTTTAGTTTGGGATCAgaattttttcggtttgggaaaATTTTTCCAACCCTAATTGTAGCCGATTCGTTAGATGCATGTATTGTATTGTACCAATTCGACCCCGAAAGACGAAGTTAATATTAATTCAGTTTTTTGAGTTTGCCGCTGGAGGTTTTGGGCTGTTAATTAACATGTATAGGTGGGTACTGGATTGTTCTGTGTTGGCCCAATTAATGATTCGATTCGTATCCTTTTCGGGAAGGAGCGTGTAAGCGCGCCACGTCAGTAAAATTTGAATTCCCTCCCAAAAATTTTAACGGCTATTTTGCTGGCACTTGccaaaattataagaaaatcataaataaataaaaaaaccagaaCCAAATCAAGGGATAATTCgtactgctctctctctctctctctccatcttcAATTCTACGATGGCGTCGTCTTTGTGCGACAACCCTGACCGCACCAAGACCCCAACGCGCTCCAAACCATCTCGGAAGGTCCGATTTGTAGCGAAAGTCAGGGGATTTATGGACGCAGAGGCCGAGTTTTCGAAGGGGGACTCTTGGATCTCCGTGAACAAGCCCAATGGAGAGGGTTCGGAGAGTGTCACTCTCTCTTTCAAAGAGCAGCAGCCTACAAGGTAACGTCGATTTCTGTATTGAATTCCTACTGATTCTtactcttttgggttttgttacgaaatgaaaattgttaatttttgtgACGTGATTAAGTGTAAGGTCACAAGTTTTATCATCTACTTTGTGTTGTAGTCGTAAAGAATCGTATGAATTGGATTACTTCTACGACCAACACGAAGACAATGGCGTAATCTTTTCGCGAGAGGTGAAGCCTCTAATACCTGGAGTTCTTGGTGGTTGTAATGCCACTGTTGTTACATTGGGAGCAAGAGGCAGTGGAAAGACTTGCTTAATTCAGGTGGGGTGTATTTCTCCCCAATTTCCCCCCCAAGTTTTAGTCTTTtaactatttttttctttcgaaaTAGCATGTATAGTGATGAGATGAACCACTTGATTTTGAAGGGTTCTGCTGAGAAACCAGGTTTGGCAGCTCTAGCAATGGCTGAAATTTTTTTGGCCGCGGAGAAAGATGGAAATTCCGTTAATATATCATCTTACGAGGTCTATCAGGACCATGTGTATGATATCTTGGATCCAGAACGACGACTAGTTTTGGTACAGGGTGATGCTCAAGGGAAAATTCGGCTTAAAGGACTTTCTCGGGTAAgttatttgttgtttgttttcaaTCGAGATAGCAAGAGCGGCTTTCTATTGTGCATTGTTCATGAGTCATGACATATCTGTTCATACCTTTCCAGGTTCCCGTGAAATCGGTTTCAGAATTCTACAATTTATATGTAAGTGGGTGTGCTTCCTGTAAACGAGCACAAAAAGTAGCTACTGAACTTCCTCGTCGCGGCCACAAGGGCTTGATAGTGCATGTATCATCTCCTAGTGAAAGTTCAGATGCCCTTCATGTGGGAAAATTGAATTTTGTTGACTTGGCAGGTTGTATGTCTTTTTAACAACAGGCCAAACATGTTTCagcctctttttttcttctcgtttgttgtttgtttgacaATGTTATATAGGAAATAACTTTATTCAATCTGCCCTTAATAGGTTATGAGGGAACCCGTAGGAAAAGTGTCGATGGCCTTAATCTTGTGGAGACTAGTAAAATTCACAAGTCAATATATGCCATGTTGAATGTTGTTCATGCTCTACGCGCTTCTGGAAATCATGTACCTTACCGGGAAAGCAAACTCACACATTTATTGCAAGACTCCCTGAGTGGAGCGCATAGAGTTCTGATGGTCACTTGCTTGGTAAGAGTTGTTCGTTTGGTTGcaagttttctttttctggttTATTGTTGTCTGGGAGCTTTGGTTGTCTTTTGACCttaattctttctttttcaatgTAGAAACCAACATTTTGTCAAGATTCCATGTACATGGTAAGCCTGATGTCTCGATCTTGTCAAAATAATAATGGGGCTGTCATGGAGTCTACAAAGAAGACTAAATGTTTGACAAGATCAGCGGTGGTTCCATCACGTAAGGGCCATATACCGCAGACCATTGTGggtacaacaaagaaacaaaccatTTCCAGAGCGCCTCTTTCTGAAAAGAAGATCAATTGCAGTATGACTCCCGTATTGAAAGGAAGGTATGTTATGAAGGTTTCCCTTTGTACACTAAGTTATAGCTGAATCATTTGTTCCCTTTCCAGTAATGACTGTAGTTTCTGAAATATGtgctatttttttctttttaaaggaagctatttgatgaaaaaaataaattgaccaAATCGAAGAAGGTACATGATCTCTTACTTTGTGCCGAGCATTTCATATATCCTGGATATTTTTGATTTAGTGAAAAGATGGAAAAAACACCACCTTATATGCTAGAGTACACATTTTTATGGGAAGCATTTTGCAAATTGAAGTAATCCGATTCCGAATATGGTTTTTCAACCTGAGTTTACCTTATTAATTTTAATGCAGGGAAGTTCAATCTCAGATATCGCATCGACCTCAGAAACTTCTGTAGATAAAGAGGTAAGGGTCTTTTATATTGTACTTTTGATTTTGTCTATATTTAGAATTTCAAGAAGTGAGAACACTTTTGGGGGAGTAATCTTGTATTCTTATTTATAGGCATTGCATCGTATTTTTGCAGGAAATGTCCGTTTCAAGTGTTACGGAAGTAGCAGAACCTTCAGTGGTATGTAACTCATCCTTCACAGTACTCCTGTATTGTATAATTTGTATTGCTATAGACAATCATTTGGAATCTTCGATTGACGTCACTGATGGTCTATGCAGGAGAATACGTTGTCAGATGCACTGAAACCCCTGGAACTTACTTCTATGGGTGAAAAGGTAACGTAGAAGTCTAGAAAAATATAGTAGGaggattttgtttttataaGATGTAAATGTTAAAGGTGTGATGGGTGTCAACTGACATTTTGCAGGATAATTTATCATCAGATGCTCCAAAGCATGCAGAATGCATTTTAATGGCAAAAAAGGTAATGgaaagtttcaacacaaaagcatCATGAGTTGGAATTGTGGAGTACCTTCTTGATGGATTGTTCATATTGTTTCCAGGATGTTTCTTTTAATTCTGATGCTCGTACTGAGAAACATACTCCGGGTGTCAACAGCCGAGATGACTTCTCTTTACTTGAAGAAGGTTGGTTTCTTATGGTTTGAATCGGCAAACCTCATCTGCAAGATATTGGATGCAAATTGACCTAACAAATCCTAATTTGGTCTTTCAATTGACAGGTCATCATGTTGAAAAGGAAGGCAAGAACTCAGATGTCAATGATGAAAAATCGCCGCCAATAAGTTCAAGATTACAAGAATTATCAAACAATCTGAAAAACcttctttctgcaactcctgTGTGCAAAAAGATATCAGATGCATCAAAAACCGACTGTTCTGCAACTCCCTTGTGCATAAAGATGCGAGAGGAGAATGATGCTTCATCCAACAATGTAGAACCGAAAACTCCGGCTAATAAGGGTACGAAAGACAATAGATGTGAGGTTACAAATGTCAACAGCCCTTGGGAAGCGCTTAGTGTGCGTAATTCTGAAGTGAAGGTATGATCTATACCTTATCTTCATTCTGTTCATGTCTTCAATTTCGTTCCAAGTTCTAATGTTATACCGTCATTGCAGCATTCTCTTGTTCAAGAATATCTCGGCTTCTTAAATACAGCCAACAAGTAAGTATATATGCTTTTCGATCAGTAGTGTGCTTCGTATCCTTACTCTACAAGCCtaatcttttcttcatttttactCCTTATAGGGAAGAATTGAAAAGATTAAAGGTGAGGATCGGAACCTCTTTTTTATTATCATCGCTGTTCTCTAGCGTTTTTCGTTCTCaacttatttgaaattttacgTTTAGGGGATTGGTGAGAAGCGAGCAACCTACATCATGGAACTGCGCGATGAATCTCCGAAGCCCTTCAAGAATGTAAGTATTCTCAAATCCCACATCAGagattttaaaggaaaacaaaactagtAGAGGGGATGTAGTTATATAatgcttttaagttggtttctAATCCGatgttgttttctttgttttcagcTTGATGATTTAGAAGAGATCGGACTTTCGGCTAAGCAGGTATATCTCGTCGATTTTGAGACTTGTATGGATCATTTGCTTAACATATGGAAGTATCGATGTGTTCGATTTGACGCTGGAATTTGTGTTTTGTTGCACAGATTAAGGGATTGATGAAGAAGGAATTTGGAGGGCTATTCAATTAGCGAATCTAAAATTCGGAGACGTCGGAGAATTTCTCTCCTCCTTGTAATTTATTTCCGTTTGGTCAGTTCTGTATCACAAGAACAGATATTGTCTTGTTGGCTGGCATTGGCAAACATATTGCCTTAAACCTTCATGTAATTCGTTTATCGTGTAATACTTTGTACTCTGTTTTCTTGATTCCGCAACGAAATTTCTAAGAGACAGAAAAGGAGGAAACACTGCACATTGTAATCGTACTCGAGCAATTGTTTCTTTACATCTAAAAAATAAACGAAGAAACAAATTCAAACAAATACAACTGAATTGATCcgaaaagtaactgatttatCACCCGCTATAGTGAAGCAAGGCTTGCATTTCAGGTAGGAATCGTCTTACAGGCTTAATACTGTTTTGTGCATTGTTAGAAGCTTTCAGGAGTCGCCATGGCCAACATATGTGTCTCACCCTTCGGTTATTGCGCTCTCTGCTCTCTGCTTCTTCTACTTGCTTTGTTAGTTCTTCTATACGTGCCCGTAGTCCTGATGCCCTGCTATCGGCCAGCTGCAGGGACCTCTCTGCTGCTGCCTGCGCAGCCATAGCGGTCGCTGCAAGTTCTTCTTTCATCTTCAGTTTGCCATTTGATATGTCGAGAGCCGCCTTTGTCTTCTCCAATTCTTGCTTCAGAATGGCGATCTAACGAAATAGCATACCAAAGTGTGAGAGACTAAATTCAAGAACACCAGATAAGGAAATAAAGCGTAGAACTAAATCTTAGTAAACACGCAGTAGCAATTAGTAATGGGGAATAGAAATTTACCACTTTCTCACGTTCTCCAATCTCAGTTTTCCCAGCTTCAACTTCTAGCTCGCAAGCTTCTCTCCATCTAGCAACCTCTGCTTCACTTTCCTTTATTTCGATCATGAGTTCTTCAACCTACGacaataaaatgacaaaaacaatTCAGCAAGAAGGTGAATACACATTAGGACCgcaaagcaaacaaacaacgGATTTTTGTTATAGCCCATTACATTTTGAGTTAAAACCCTCTCTCTATTCTCTAACTCCTTGATGTACTGCGTGTTTTCCGAAATTTGTTGAGCTTGTTTTTCCGCGAGACTCTGCAAGCGCTCAGTGTCTGACCTGGCATAGAATTGATAATAAGTAATCGACAACTAAATCAACGATGCTCAACGTAAACAGTATGGCTATAGTACAAGTATGGTTAGAGAAGTGCTTTCAGAAACTCATATTCATAAAAAGCTTGAACTATTGACAACTTTTCATCACATAACATCAGGAATCATACTCAAACAGTTAACATTTCCCTGAACTAAACAATGTTCTCCTTTTTTTCTGAACCGTTTGTAAGAACTAAGAACTGCCATCATTTCGAAATCCAAATTCAGGTAAATAACACCGAAACAAAGCTTATATCTTCGATAGCTAACCTACCTCACAATCAAAATACCAATGCAAATTCAAATACGAACATAATTCAATGACGAACTACCTAGATTCATCCAGAGATCTTCTCAACTGAGTGATCTCA from Malus domestica chromosome 01, GDT2T_hap1 includes:
- the LOC103445183 gene encoding kinesin-like protein KIN-10C; translated protein: MASSLCDNPDRTKTPTRSKPSRKVRFVAKVRGFMDAEAEFSKGDSWISVNKPNGEGSESVTLSFKEQQPTSRKESYELDYFYDQHEDNGVIFSREVKPLIPGVLGGCNATVVTLGARGSGKTCLIQGSAEKPGLAALAMAEIFLAAEKDGNSVNISSYEVYQDHVYDILDPERRLVLVQGDAQGKIRLKGLSRVPVKSVSEFYNLYVSGCASCKRAQKVATELPRRGHKGLIVHVSSPSESSDALHVGKLNFVDLAGYEGTRRKSVDGLNLVETSKIHKSIYAMLNVVHALRASGNHVPYRESKLTHLLQDSLSGAHRVLMVTCLKPTFCQDSMYMVSLMSRSCQNNNGAVMESTKKTKCLTRSAVVPSRKGHIPQTIVGTTKKQTISRAPLSEKKINCSMTPVLKGRKLFDEKNKLTKSKKGSSISDIASTSETSVDKEEMSVSSVTEVAEPSVENTLSDALKPLELTSMGEKDNLSSDAPKHAECILMAKKDVSFNSDARTEKHTPGVNSRDDFSLLEEGHHVEKEGKNSDVNDEKSPPISSRLQELSNNLKNLLSATPVCKKISDASKTDCSATPLCIKMREENDASSNNVEPKTPANKGTKDNRCEVTNVNSPWEALSVRNSEVKHSLVQEYLGFLNTANKEELKRLKGIGEKRATYIMELRDESPKPFKNLDDLEEIGLSAKQIKGLMKKEFGGLFN